A portion of the Pectobacterium brasiliense genome contains these proteins:
- the cyaB gene encoding class IV adenylate cyclase, with amino-acid sequence MVEHFTGKYEVELKFRIDDIAVFRNTLFSLHPEAFVFENKEHDVYYDDAEKRLQQQNIKMLVRRMEPSGIKLWIVKGPGIDRCEAVNVEGFEKTDSMLQTLGYRPLFEIHKIRSIYFLNAFHITLDYIESLGYFVEISVMTDDETQLKALRERCIECALRLQLPLDNIETKSYYQLLGFN; translated from the coding sequence ATGGTTGAACATTTCACAGGGAAATATGAAGTTGAACTTAAATTTCGCATCGACGATATAGCCGTTTTCAGGAATACGCTTTTTAGCCTTCATCCCGAGGCTTTCGTCTTTGAAAATAAAGAACATGATGTTTATTACGATGATGCAGAGAAGCGCCTGCAACAGCAAAATATCAAAATGCTGGTGCGCCGCATGGAGCCATCGGGCATTAAACTTTGGATTGTGAAAGGGCCGGGCATCGATCGCTGTGAAGCGGTTAACGTTGAAGGCTTTGAAAAAACTGACAGCATGTTACAGACGTTGGGGTATCGACCTCTTTTTGAAATTCATAAAATCCGCAGCATCTACTTTTTAAACGCCTTCCATATTACGCTCGATTATATTGAATCACTGGGTTATTTCGTGGAAATATCAGTGATGACCGATGATGAGACCCAGTTGAAAGCACTCAGAGAACGGTGTATAGAGTGTGCGTTACGGCTTCAATTGCCATTGGATAATATTGAAACGAAATCTTATTATCAATTACTGGGTTTTAATTAA
- a CDS encoding FMN-binding protein, with product MTKSISAALATLVMAFSLSVHGSDVGHYKDGAYIGKAQGKAAEVEVTVSIKDGKIANAEVLKHGDTEAMMLSATDQIVPELIEKQDINKVDAVTGATLSSQGVINAVKQALEQAKVTP from the coding sequence ATGACGAAATCTATTTCGGCGGCGCTGGCTACGTTAGTGATGGCGTTCTCGCTGTCCGTTCATGGTAGCGATGTGGGGCACTATAAAGACGGTGCCTACATCGGTAAAGCGCAGGGGAAAGCGGCAGAAGTTGAGGTCACGGTCAGCATTAAAGACGGGAAGATCGCTAATGCGGAAGTGCTGAAGCATGGCGATACCGAAGCGATGATGCTGAGCGCGACGGATCAGATTGTGCCGGAGCTCATTGAGAAGCAGGACATTAACAAAGTGGATGCGGTAACGGGGGCAACGTTATCGAGCCAGGGCGTGATTAATGCGGTGAAACAGGCGCTGGAACAGGCCAAAGTCACGCCGTAG
- the mmuM gene encoding homocysteine S-methyltransferase, protein MRKNTVTEMLATASTIVLDGALATELEARGCDLTDPLWSAKVLVENPALIYQVHLDYFKAGAQCAITASYQATPQGFKARGYSETESLALIAKSVQLAAQARDDYRRDNPQAGTLLVAGSVGPYGAYLADGSEYRGDYQLPQAEMMAFHRPRIAALHEAGADLLACETLPSFAEIEALIALLAEFPQAQAWFSFTLRDSEHLSDGTSLRTVLARVNACSQVVAVGINCIALENVTPALKHLSSLTDLPLVVYPNSGEQYDAVTKTWSSAHDDACSLTAYLPEWQAAGARLIGGCCRTTPADIAGIARCCQHEGQH, encoded by the coding sequence TTGCGTAAAAATACGGTTACCGAAATGCTGGCGACGGCCTCAACGATTGTGTTGGACGGCGCGTTGGCGACCGAACTGGAAGCGCGCGGCTGTGATTTAACGGATCCGCTGTGGTCGGCGAAAGTGCTGGTTGAAAACCCGGCGCTGATTTATCAGGTGCATCTCGATTATTTTAAAGCCGGGGCACAGTGTGCGATTACCGCCAGTTATCAGGCGACGCCGCAAGGGTTTAAGGCGCGCGGGTATAGCGAAACGGAATCACTGGCGCTGATTGCCAAGAGCGTACAGCTGGCGGCGCAGGCGCGGGATGATTACCGTCGCGATAATCCGCAGGCTGGGACGCTACTGGTGGCGGGATCGGTGGGGCCGTACGGTGCCTATCTGGCAGATGGTTCGGAGTATCGCGGTGATTACCAATTGCCGCAGGCCGAGATGATGGCGTTTCATCGGCCGCGTATAGCGGCGCTGCATGAGGCAGGTGCCGATCTGCTGGCCTGCGAGACGCTGCCGTCTTTTGCTGAAATAGAGGCTTTGATTGCGTTACTGGCCGAGTTCCCTCAGGCGCAGGCCTGGTTCTCTTTCACCTTGCGTGACAGCGAGCACCTCAGCGACGGCACGTCATTGCGTACGGTGCTGGCGCGGGTCAACGCCTGTTCGCAGGTGGTCGCTGTGGGTATCAACTGCATCGCGCTGGAAAACGTGACGCCAGCGCTGAAGCATCTGTCCTCGCTGACGGATTTGCCGTTGGTGGTTTATCCCAATTCCGGCGAGCAGTATGATGCGGTAACGAAAACCTGGAGCAGCGCTCACGATGACGCCTGCTCGTTGACCGCGTATTTGCCCGAGTGGCAGGCAGCAGGCGCACGCCTGATTGGCGGCTGTTGCCGCACCACGCCCGCGGATATCGCTGGTATTGCACGCTGCTGTCAGCATGAGGGTCAGCACTAA
- the mmuP gene encoding S-methylmethionine permease yields the protein MEQHASGTEGQFKRTMKARHLVMLSLGGVIGTGLFFNTGYIISTTGAAGTLLAYLIGALVVYLVMLSLGELSVAMPETGAFHVYASRYLSPATGYTVAWLYWLTWTVALGSSLTAAGFCMQYWFPQVPVWTWCLLFCVLIYLLNIVSSRFFAEGEFWFSIVKVVTILAFIVLGAGAMFGFIPMQDGSPAPFFQNITASGWFPHGGLPILMTMVAVNFAFSGTELIGIAAGETENPQKVVPMAIRTTVARLVIFFLGTVLVLAAIIPMEEAGIAKSPFVLVFEKIGIPYAADIFNFVILTAILSAANSGLYASGRMLWSLSNEGTLPRRFSRLTRRGIPLFAISVSMLGGLLALFSSVVAPDTVYVALSAISGFAVVAVWLSICASHYMFRRHHVRSGKTLSDLQYRAPWFPITPILGFLLCLLACVGLAFDPSQRIALWCGIPFVALCYGAYYFTQSMKKRRLTGAEDIA from the coding sequence ATGGAACAACACGCATCAGGCACCGAAGGGCAGTTTAAGCGCACCATGAAAGCTCGCCATTTGGTGATGCTTTCGCTCGGTGGCGTCATCGGCACCGGTCTGTTTTTTAATACGGGCTACATTATTTCCACGACAGGAGCGGCCGGGACGCTATTGGCGTATCTGATCGGCGCGCTGGTGGTGTATCTGGTGATGCTGAGTCTGGGTGAGCTGTCCGTCGCGATGCCGGAAACCGGGGCGTTTCATGTGTATGCGTCCCGCTATCTCAGCCCGGCAACGGGCTATACCGTGGCGTGGCTGTATTGGCTGACGTGGACGGTTGCACTGGGCTCCAGCCTGACCGCTGCCGGTTTTTGCATGCAGTATTGGTTCCCGCAGGTGCCAGTCTGGACCTGGTGTTTGCTGTTTTGTGTGCTGATCTATCTGCTGAATATCGTGTCGTCCCGTTTCTTTGCCGAAGGGGAATTCTGGTTCTCTATCGTTAAAGTCGTCACGATTCTCGCTTTTATCGTGCTCGGCGCTGGCGCGATGTTTGGCTTTATTCCGATGCAGGACGGTTCACCTGCGCCGTTCTTCCAGAACATTACCGCGTCTGGCTGGTTCCCACACGGCGGCCTGCCGATCCTGATGACAATGGTGGCGGTAAACTTCGCCTTCTCCGGTACGGAACTGATCGGCATCGCGGCGGGAGAAACCGAGAATCCGCAGAAGGTCGTGCCGATGGCGATTCGTACTACCGTTGCGCGACTGGTGATCTTCTTTCTGGGCACGGTGCTGGTACTGGCAGCGATCATTCCGATGGAAGAGGCCGGTATCGCGAAAAGCCCGTTTGTGCTGGTGTTTGAAAAGATTGGTATTCCTTACGCCGCCGACATTTTTAATTTCGTGATTTTGACGGCGATCCTGTCTGCCGCTAACTCGGGGCTGTATGCCTCGGGGCGTATGCTGTGGTCGCTGTCCAACGAAGGCACGCTGCCGCGCCGTTTTTCTCGTCTGACGCGTCGTGGCATTCCGCTTTTTGCTATTTCCGTCAGTATGCTAGGCGGGCTGTTGGCGCTGTTTTCCAGCGTGGTCGCGCCGGACACCGTTTATGTGGCGCTGTCCGCGATTTCTGGTTTTGCCGTAGTGGCGGTGTGGCTGAGCATCTGTGCCTCGCACTATATGTTCCGCCGTCACCATGTCCGCTCGGGAAAAACGCTTTCCGATCTGCAATATCGCGCCCCTTGGTTCCCCATCACGCCGATTCTTGGCTTCTTATTGTGCCTGCTGGCCTGCGTTGGGCTGGCGTTTGACCCAAGCCAGCGGATTGCACTGTGGTGTGGAATTCCGTTTGTCGCGCTGTGCTATGGTGCTTATTATTTCACGCAGTCAATGAAGAAACGTAGGTTAACGGGAGCGGAAGACATTGCGTAA